The Spirochaetales bacterium genomic interval CGTGAAAACGCGACACCATGTTGTCTTCGACAACGATACAGTTCGACCGGTCCCTGCCGATGGTAATTTCCGTAACGATCGGGATGACGTTGCCCTTGAATAACAGGCATCTTTTTTCAAGTTTTCGCAATTTATTAAGCCTTTTCCCGATATTACTTTCAGCATGAAGTGTTTCGTCCATCATGCATCCTCCTCATTCTCATCATATACTGTATTGATATGTAAATCAATTATTAAAATTCCGCCGGTGTTTGTTTTTCATACGCGTGAATCGCCTAATCCGAAATATCGATCGCCACCCTGTTTCTTCCCGCGTTTTTCGCGCAATACATTGCATGATCCGCCGCCTGGACGAGTTTCATCGGGGTATTGTTCTTGTTATTAATACTCGCAACGCCGAGGCTGATCGTGATCGGGATCCCGCATTTTTTCTTTACCTGATTTTCCACATTCTCCTTCAGTTTTTCAGCCACCTGTTTTGCCGTTTCAAGCGATGTTTCGGGAAGAATGATACAGAACTCCTCTCCCCCGTACCGTGCCGCAACGTCATTGTGTCTCAATGTTTTTTTGATAATCTCTGCGACCGACTGTAAAACGAGATCGCCCTTTTGATGGCCGTGGCGGTCGTTGATCCGTTTGAAGTGGTCGAGATCGGCAAGAATGACTGAAAGATGGCGGTTGTATCGTTTTGCCCGTTCGACTTCGTCGAAAATTTTTTCATCGAGGAACCGTCTGTTGTAGAGGCCCGTAAGGGGGTCCCTGTAGGCGAGATTGGTGAGTTTTATCTTTTTTTTATCGATATAATATTTGAGACCGAGCACTTTTTCCTTGAGTTGCGGCTCATTAATTTCTTCAACGATCTGGGCAACCTTGCTTTCGAGAATCATGGTATCTCCCGGCGTCAACACATATTCTTCTTCCTTTTTATGTATCCGGTCGATGCACCGGAAAAGCAGATTGAAAATACCGGCTTTGATCTTGTCATGATCCTGCAGCCGGATAGTATCGATTTTTTTACTGTTCACTTCGGTTCCGTTCGTGCTATCGCAATCGCGGAGTGAAAACTCCTCGCCCGTCCATTCAATAATGCAATGATGCCGTGAAACCGATGTATGGGGGAGGTATATGTCCATATCGACATTTCTTCCGATCGTATACGACCGGTTTTTTTCAAGTTTCATTTTTTTATCGAGATAGATTAGATAATACTGTTTTTCTTTCACTTCAACCCTACCCCCGGCTCAGGATGATCAGTATGTCTTTCATTATGTATTGTTTTGTTGTATTGTTCAAACGCTTTTGTTTCCGCCGGAAAGCCACTTCGAGACGGCATCGGAAAAACCGCATTCATTATGCGACAAAACCTGCGGGAATTGACGTTTCAATTCGTCCGCGGCATTACCGACAACAAAAGATCTTCCCGCCCAGGCGAGAAGATCCGTATCGTTATAATCATTGCCCAGCGCACAGACGTTTTCGCGCTTAATGCCCGTTTTCAGGCACAGCCATTGGGCGGTCTTGCCCTTTGAAACATGACCGGGAAAGACCTCAATCCAGCAAGAAGCCCCGTCAAGCGGGGATGTGGTCCGGATTACCGTGAAATCGGGGAGACGGGCTTTAACATTCATGTAAATGCGGCGGCATGTTTCATTATCGGGGGTGGGGATAATCGCAAGAAGCTGGGCGGCCCGGCAGCTCGCGATATTGCCGGGATCGCCGGCTTCGGCGAATTCACGGTAATTCGAGATTCTCCTATTAAAATCCGGGTTGTCATTCGTCATCCCGTAATAGGTAAAAAAATGATTCTCCGGTATCGGATGATGAATAAAGAAATCAAGGTTCAGGGAGGTGAATGTCGATGCCGCCTTCTCGACCTCGTCCTTATCAAACGATATTTTTCTGATGATTGCGTTATCGCCTAAATGCCAGACACCGGCGCCTGATGAAAAAATCACATAATCGACGGGAAACGGCGGCTTGATAACCTTGCACAGCGAATAGAAGTTGCGTCCGGTCGCGATGACACGGATAATCCCGCGTTTTTCAAGGACCGTCAGCGTTTCGTAATCATCGGGTGCACATTTTCTTTCTTTATTCAGTAATGTGCCGTC includes:
- a CDS encoding FHA domain-containing protein: MMDETLHAESNIGKRLNKLRKLEKRCLLFKGNVIPIVTEITIGRDRSNCIVVEDNMVSRFHAVIQKIKNAYFIKDLKSTNGTKVNGVDVPKDKYIKLKKCDVIQIGRTDFTFE
- a CDS encoding HAD family phosphatase, with product METINRLPPYPADAPLAMIITDLDGTLLNKERKCAPDDYETLTVLEKRGIIRVIATGRNFYSLCKVIKPPFPVDYVIFSSGAGVWHLGDNAIIRKISFDKDEVEKAASTFTSLNLDFFIHHPIPENHFFTYYGMTNDNPDFNRRISNYREFAEAGDPGNIASCRAAQLLAIIPTPDNETCRRIYMNVKARLPDFTVIRTTSPLDGASCWIEVFPGHVSKGKTAQWLCLKTGIKRENVCALGNDYNDTDLLAWAGRSFVVGNAADELKRQFPQVLSHNECGFSDAVSKWLSGGNKSV
- a CDS encoding GGDEF domain-containing protein; translation: MKEKQYYLIYLDKKMKLEKNRSYTIGRNVDMDIYLPHTSVSRHHCIIEWTGEEFSLRDCDSTNGTEVNSKKIDTIRLQDHDKIKAGIFNLLFRCIDRIHKKEEEYVLTPGDTMILESKVAQIVEEINEPQLKEKVLGLKYYIDKKKIKLTNLAYRDPLTGLYNRRFLDEKIFDEVERAKRYNRHLSVILADLDHFKRINDRHGHQKGDLVLQSVAEIIKKTLRHNDVAARYGGEEFCIILPETSLETAKQVAEKLKENVENQVKKKCGIPITISLGVASINNKNNTPMKLVQAADHAMYCAKNAGRNRVAIDISD